From Shewanella acanthi:
ATTTCCAAGCAGGGATGAAGCTCTACTTCAAGCGTCACGACGGCCAAGCGGTTACCTGCGATGATTTTGTGGCAGCGATGGAAGATGCGAGCGGCATCGATTTAACTCAATTCCGTCTTTGGTACAGCAAGGCGGGCACGCCAGTTGTTAGCGTGACTGACAGTTTCGATGCGATGAAAGGGACTTATCAGTTGAACCTCGTGCAGTCACTTGCGGGTTGTAACGAAGCATTGCATATTCCCTTTAGCATTGAGCTGCTCGATGCCAATGGGCATTCGAAGGTTAATCAGGTGCTTAACTTCACTAAAAAAGAGCAGACTTTTACCTTTGAAGGATTTAGTCAAAAACCGATATGTTCTTTACTGCAGGATTTCTCCGCGCCAGTGAAACTCGAATATCCCTTCGAAGTTGACCAACTTGTGCATTTGATGCGTTATGCGACAAGCGAAGTTGCCCGCTGGGAAGCATCAGTTGCCTTAGTAAGCCAAGCAATTTGGCAAAATGTGAGCCACGTAAAGCTACATCAAACCATGACCTTAGATGAGCGCGTCAAAGATGGCTTTAAAGGCGTGTTGTTATCGACTGAGCTGGATAGGGCATTGATGGCTGAAATTCTGGCAACGCCATCAAGCTCTGCGCTGGTTGAACAAACCGATGCGGTGGATTTAGACGCACTGCGCGTAGCACGTGAGTTTGTCTTATCTGAACTGGCACTTTATTGCCAGGATGAGTTAACCGCCGTTTACGGCACACTCGCTCACATTGATTGCGCTAAATCACGCGCCCTTAAAAATCAGTGCCTCATCTGGTTAAGCCGCGTTAGCGTCGATGCGGAAGCATTAGTGGTATCCCAATTTGAGCAGGCAGAAAACATGACCGATGCTTTAGGCGCGTTAACTGCGGCAAATATTGGAGATTTGCCTTGCCGCACAGCGCTAATGAGTGCATTCGAGCAGCGCTGGCAAAATACGCCATTAGTAATGGATAAATGGTTTATGCTACAGGCAACGCGCGACAGTGAGGATGTGATTGAGGGCATTAAGCAACTTATGCAACATCCCAGTTTTAGCATGAATAATCCTAACCGTGTACGTTCTCTCATTGGCAGTTTTGCTGCGGGTAATCTCTATCAATTTCATCGTAATGACGGTGAGGGCTACAGATTTTTAACTGAGTGTCTGATTGAACTCAATAAGCTCAATCCGCAGGTTGCTGCGCGTATGGTTACCCCGCTGATTCAGTTCAGTAAGTTTGATGTGAAACGTCAAGCCTTGATAAAAGAATATCTTGGCCAATTATTGGCGTTACCTGAGCTTTCAAAAGACCTGTACGAGAAAGTGTCGAAGGCACTTGGACAATAATGTGTTGGAGGAGGGCAGCTAATTGGCTGCCCGAGTTGTGATGGAATTGTATTTTAAGCTCAATATCGGTTATCAGCAATTTTTACCTTACTATCAAGGTATTGCAGAGAAAGTAGAAGTCAGGGATAGCCTTGGTCGTATTTTATGGATCAACGGAAGACATTTGCGCAGCTTTCTGACTAAGGATGGTATTCATGGCAATTTTAAGCTGGTTCTCGACTCGCAGGGCAAATTCGTTTCAATCAGCCGAATTTAATTTTTCACTGTTAAAAAAATGTAGAGTAATTGCTCAAAACGGTCGGCTGATTATTATACGCAGATTTAGGGTTTGTATTTGTTTTTATGTTAATGAAATATATAGTTTTTCATCCTATATAAAGCCTGATTTTTCATCTCATCCTTTCCTAATTTAATCGAGCAGTCATTTTTGCTCGGCTAAAATGACTCTACGTGCTTAATTCTTTAGAAAATTTTCTCCATCAGCGCCTTGCTCACAGGGATTAATTGCTGTAACAATGGTGTTACCTCTGGGCTAACGAGATGTTGGTTGTAATTCCTAAAACAAAATAATCCAGCAGGGTACGGAGAATAAAAATGACCACTGTTAAAAATCGTTTTAACAAGTCGGCGCTTGCTTTGGGGGTGGCGTCGGCACTAATTATGGCATCGAGCGCGAATGCTGTTTCTTTCAATTGGGGTGATGTAGAAGGTACTTTTGACTCCACTTGGACATTAGGTGCAAGTTGGCGTGTGGCTGACCGTGATTGGAACGGTCAAATCGGTAAAGTCAACCAACCGCAATTCGATTGGACTGGTTACAGTGCATTCGGCAACACGCTATATACGTCTCAAGATATTTGGGCACAGCAAGGCTCTTACTCAAGCAACGGCGATTTGAGCAACATGCTCTACTCAAAAGGTGATACCACCTCTGAGATCTTCAAAGGCTTACACGAATTATCGTTAAAATACGAAAACTACGGTCTCTTTGCCCGTGGTATGTATTTTTACGATCGTAAACTCAACGATGGTAACTTTGGCTACACCGATCCATTAACGGGCAAGGAATATGACCCTTGCGCCGACAGCGACGCCTCTAAAGTGCAATGTAAGGACATCCGTTTGTTAGATGCCTTCGTTTACGCAAATTTTGACTTAAACGACGGTGCTAACCCTCTGTCAGTTCGTTTAGGTAACCAAGTGGTGTCATGGGGTGAAAGTACCTTAATTGCCCACGGTATCAGCGAAATCAACGCCGTTGACCTGAACATTCTTAATGCGCCAGGTGCTGAGCTTAAAGAAGCATTCCGTCCACAGGGCATGTTATGGGCCTCTTTAGGTATTACCGAATCTTTATCGGTTGAAGCTTTCTACCAATACGATTGGCAGCCAATTTGGATCCCAACACCAGGTTCAATCTTCGCTACTAACGATTTTGCCGGTTACGGTGGTTATGCGCAAAACGCGCAGTTGGGCTTTAACGTAAACCCAGACATGAACCTCGACTTTCTGATGCAAGAATATGAAAAGTTAGCGGCATTAGTGGCTAGCGGTGCATCTGTTCCGACAGCGCAATTAGTGGCGATGTCTCTGGCTTATCCAACTAAAGCGACTTTAGTTAAAGACGAAGCCGAGCCGAGTGATAGCGGTCAATACGGTATCAAATTTGGTTATTACGCACCTGAGTTAGGTGAGACCGAATTTGGCCTGTACTACATGAATTATCATAGCCGTCGTCCAATTATCAGTGGTACAGCGTCCAATTTCACCACTCCAGCATTATTAAGCGATTTAAGCGTGCTCGGTGCTAATGCCGGTCAAATTGACCGCGACGTCATGTTAAGCCTACAGAGTTTCTCTAAGGCACAGATTGAATACCCAGAGGATATTAAGCTCTATGGCTTTAGCTTCAATACCCTGATTGGTGATACTTCTGTTGCGGGCGAGATTTCTCACCGTCAAGATGAGCCTATGCAAATCGATGACGTTGAATTGTTGTTCGCAGCGATGCCGCAGCAGTTAGCCAACGCAGGGATTGCTCCAGAACTCGACGGTCTGTCGCAATTAGATGTGGTTGAGCCAGGTGCTTACCGTGAAGGCTTTATCCGTCTTGACACGACTCAAGCTCAGATGACATTCACCCATTTATTCGGACCGACTTTCGGTATGGATAACCTAGTGATGTTAGCTGAAGTGGGTGGTGTGTGGATCCACGATATGCCAGGTTTTGATGAATTGCGTTTAAACAGCCCAGGTACTGGCCGTTCGGGTGGTAACCCAGATATGCCAGGTATTATTCAAGTTCTGCACAATGGCCCTGAAACTAACCCATTTGCGACCGATTTCGCTTGGGGTTATCGCATCGTGGCCAAGGCTGATTACAACAACCTGTTTGCAGGTGTGAACATGTCTCCTCGTTTGATTTTCTCTCACGACGTTGACGGTATTACCCCTGATCCAATGTTCCTGTTCACCGAAGGACGTAAGTCTGTGGCGCTGGGCCTGAACTTTGATTATCAAAACCGTTGGGGAGCGGATCTGTCATACAACAACTTCTTTGGTGGTGTAGGTACGACCAATGCGATGGCAGACCGTGATTATGTTTCATTCAATATCAAGTATTCGCTCTAAGAAGGATTATAACAATGAAGAAACTGTCGATATTGGCGAGTGCCGTAGTACTGGCGCTTGTTGCGCCAGTCGCAATGGCGAAAGTCTCTGAAGCTGAAGCTGCTAAATTAGGTGGTGAGCTGACACCATTAGGTGCTGTTAAGGCGGGTAACGCCGATGGTTCAATTCCAGCATGGGATGGTGGTATCACTAAGCCTGTTTCTGGTTACTCAAAGGGTATGCATCACCCAGATCCTTTCCCTGAGGATAAAATTGAGTTCACGATCACCAACGCGAACAAGGATCAATACAAGGAATTCTTAACGCCTGGTCAAATCAAGTTATTTGAACTGTACCCAGATACCTACAAGATGAACGTCTATAAGACGCGTCGTAGTGCATCAGCGCCTCAGTTCGTGTATGACGCGACTAAAGCTAACGCGACTCGCGCTGAGCTGATTGCTCAAGGTAATGGTATTGCGGGTGCTTCGATTGGTACTCCGTTCCCAATCCCTGCAAACGGTTTAGAGGCGATTTGGAACCATATCCTGCGTTTCCGCGGTGTTGATGTTGTCACAACCCGTAGCCAAGCGGCACCGACCGCTGACGGTAGCTACAGCTTAGTGGAAACTTCAGAGGAAATTCGTTTCGAATACGCACGTCCCGAGATGACCCTCGATAAGTTAAAAGCGTCCAACACGCTGTTCTACTTTAAACAAGTAGTGACACAACCTGCGCGTCTAGCGGGTACTGCACTGCTCGTTAAAGAAACCATGGATCAAGAGGCTCTGCCACGTCAGGCTTGGACCTACAACACTGGTCAACGCCGTGTACGTAAAGCGCCAAACGTCGCCTTTGATACTCCAGGTACAGTGTCTGACGGTCTGCGTACTACCGACGACTTCGACATGTTTAACGGCTCTCCTGTGCGTTATAACTGGGAGTTAGTAGGTAAGAAGGAAATCTACATTCCTTACAACGACTATAAACTGCACTCAGACAAGCTGAAATATGACCAAATTTTAAAACCTGGCCATATCAACCCTGAGTTCGTTCGTTGGGAAAAACACCGCGTGTGGGAAG
This genomic window contains:
- the pepN gene encoding aminopeptidase N, whose amino-acid sequence is MTQAQAKYLKDYQAPLFTIETIDLNFNLAPNHTQVKAKSFVKRTSEHNEPLVLDGEGLKLVSVTVNGQSVVYQVKEGQLLIETVLNEFELVIETELDPAANSSLEGLYMSDGAYCTQCEAEGFRRITYFLDRPDVLAKYTVRIEAEKSAFPYLLSNGNLVEQGELEGGRHYVCWQDPFPKPAYLFALVAGDFDLLQDEFITRSERKVVLQVYVDKGNLHKAEHAMASLKKSMAWDESRFDLEYDLDIYMIVAVDFFNMGAMENKGLNIFNTKYVLADKLTATDDDYHGIESVVGHEYFHNWTGNRVTCRDWFQLSLKEGLTVFRDQEFSSDLGSRAVNRIHAIKVMKNQQFAEDSGPMSHPIRPDSVIEMNNFYTVTVYDKGAEVIRMMHTLLGEANFQAGMKLYFKRHDGQAVTCDDFVAAMEDASGIDLTQFRLWYSKAGTPVVSVTDSFDAMKGTYQLNLVQSLAGCNEALHIPFSIELLDANGHSKVNQVLNFTKKEQTFTFEGFSQKPICSLLQDFSAPVKLEYPFEVDQLVHLMRYATSEVARWEASVALVSQAIWQNVSHVKLHQTMTLDERVKDGFKGVLLSTELDRALMAEILATPSSSALVEQTDAVDLDALRVAREFVLSELALYCQDELTAVYGTLAHIDCAKSRALKNQCLIWLSRVSVDAEALVVSQFEQAENMTDALGALTAANIGDLPCRTALMSAFEQRWQNTPLVMDKWFMLQATRDSEDVIEGIKQLMQHPSFSMNNPNRVRSLIGSFAAGNLYQFHRNDGEGYRFLTECLIELNKLNPQVAARMVTPLIQFSKFDVKRQALIKEYLGQLLALPELSKDLYEKVSKALGQ
- a CDS encoding DUF2835 domain-containing protein — translated: MELYFKLNIGYQQFLPYYQGIAEKVEVRDSLGRILWINGRHLRSFLTKDGIHGNFKLVLDSQGKFVSISRI
- a CDS encoding DUF1302 domain-containing protein, giving the protein MTTVKNRFNKSALALGVASALIMASSANAVSFNWGDVEGTFDSTWTLGASWRVADRDWNGQIGKVNQPQFDWTGYSAFGNTLYTSQDIWAQQGSYSSNGDLSNMLYSKGDTTSEIFKGLHELSLKYENYGLFARGMYFYDRKLNDGNFGYTDPLTGKEYDPCADSDASKVQCKDIRLLDAFVYANFDLNDGANPLSVRLGNQVVSWGESTLIAHGISEINAVDLNILNAPGAELKEAFRPQGMLWASLGITESLSVEAFYQYDWQPIWIPTPGSIFATNDFAGYGGYAQNAQLGFNVNPDMNLDFLMQEYEKLAALVASGASVPTAQLVAMSLAYPTKATLVKDEAEPSDSGQYGIKFGYYAPELGETEFGLYYMNYHSRRPIISGTASNFTTPALLSDLSVLGANAGQIDRDVMLSLQSFSKAQIEYPEDIKLYGFSFNTLIGDTSVAGEISHRQDEPMQIDDVELLFAAMPQQLANAGIAPELDGLSQLDVVEPGAYREGFIRLDTTQAQMTFTHLFGPTFGMDNLVMLAEVGGVWIHDMPGFDELRLNSPGTGRSGGNPDMPGIIQVLHNGPETNPFATDFAWGYRIVAKADYNNLFAGVNMSPRLIFSHDVDGITPDPMFLFTEGRKSVALGLNFDYQNRWGADLSYNNFFGGVGTTNAMADRDYVSFNIKYSL
- a CDS encoding DUF1329 domain-containing protein, with translation MKKLSILASAVVLALVAPVAMAKVSEAEAAKLGGELTPLGAVKAGNADGSIPAWDGGITKPVSGYSKGMHHPDPFPEDKIEFTITNANKDQYKEFLTPGQIKLFELYPDTYKMNVYKTRRSASAPQFVYDATKANATRAELIAQGNGIAGASIGTPFPIPANGLEAIWNHILRFRGVDVVTTRSQAAPTADGSYSLVETSEEIRFEYARPEMTLDKLKASNTLFYFKQVVTQPARLAGTALLVKETMDQEALPRQAWTYNTGQRRVRKAPNVAFDTPGTVSDGLRTTDDFDMFNGSPVRYNWELVGKKEIYIPYNDYKLHSDKLKYDQILKPGHINPEFVRWEKHRVWEVKATLKDGMRHIYKTRVMYLDEDSWQVSIADLYDNRDELYRVAVSHALNYYEVPTLWDTLEVFHDLQSRRYLAMGLDNQSAMYDFDAKLSEANFTPDALRREGIR